Below is a genomic region from Cydia strobilella chromosome 24, ilCydStro3.1, whole genome shotgun sequence.
CCTTCTTGTCCTTCGTGGCGGCCTTAGGCTTGGCCGGGGACGCAGCGGCCTTCTTCGCCTTAGCGGGCTTAGCTGCGGCGGGCTTCTTAGCGGCGGCTGAAGATTTAGCGGCGCTAGATTTCTTGGCCGCGGCGGGCTTCTTGCCGGCCGATGATGACTTCGACTCCAGTTTGAAGGAGCCGGACGCGCCCTTGCCTTTGGTCTGAATGAGTGCGCCGGATTCGACTGCGCTCTTAAGATATTTTCTGATGAAAGGGGCCAGCTTCTCGGCGTCGACCTTGTACTGGGCGGCGATGTACTTCTTGATAGCCTGCAGGGACGAACCGCTTCTCTCCTTCAACTCCTTGATGGCGCTGTTAACCATCTCGGACGTCTTAGGGTGGGTGGGTTTCGCCTTAGGCTTCTTAGCGCCAGCGGAGGCGGACGCCTTAGGCTTCTTCGCGGGCGTCGCCGGGGCGGGAGCGTCGGCAGCAACTGCGGTGtcggccatatttatttatttatttattaatcgtcaagtaagtaagtaaagtaaattagtaAATCGCACAAACTGCGCAAAGAGAATACAGCGGACGCGTGTAAGCGGAGCGCTGCGCTGGCGAGTACTAAACACGGCTTATTGGGGGCGccactttttatatatactccGGCTTAACCGTAACGCAGACCCTCATGTCGCGGGACGTTTTCTCGTAATAACACTTCCAAGTTTTCACTTACTCGTTTatgattaaactaaatttatagtgaattatattataatgattataataaaattgcacataTACATTCTTTATGAATTGATATACGTATTTTAATAGAAGTTTTAGGATTTGGAACGCCGATAAACGAATGAGAGAACTTTACTTTTGGTATTATAGGTTGCGGACACCTCGGGTCAgtttaaaaagtgatttttcttaattaaaatcacaTCTAACACTATTATGTGTCCTCCAGTTAAATGCGAAGATACCATAGATAGAtgtgacacaataacaacattagaaaattatatttataatgttattttgacttGTTGTCTTCACTGTCGTAAAACAGCCGTACCGCGACTTGGATTGCATTGCCTACGTTCAGTGGTTTGCTCTCTGCCGGTACCGACGTAAAACgggataggtactttatattaaatttaaataattatgttatgttatattatacattaagatatcgtattaatgaatattattataattcgtaTAGTTAAACTCTCTTCTTCTACGAGGATCATACAGCGCGACACGTGCGTGCGGGCATCGTAGTAGGTAAGAGTCTCGTGTAGGTCGtcgtttagatttatttagtttttggtccggcgtatttatttataataatttaacgtatgatattatctgaatgttgatattggaacaaacgatataaattattttgacataaaaatctgtttaggttgatatgtatatattatatgtaagtacctaaatattatgtattcatcATCATAGGAACACGAGAAGTCTAAAACCTgtgtttatattatactttcttttttttttttttttttttttttttttgtaaagtgagGTGAGTGGGTGCGGGGATGTTGGGTGTCCCTGTCCGTTTTGTGCACTATTTGCGAATCCTTTATCTAATTGGTCAGTTCATCGACTAGTCGTCATTATCAGTAGCAGATCACTCACAGGTCAGGTGAGGTTCGCGGGTAAAGTAAAATGTGGTGTGTGCGGTTGCATGTGATTGTTTATAAGTATATGAtggtgttattaaaaaaaaaaaaaaaaaaaaaaaaaaaaaaaaaaaaaaaaaaaaaaatatatatatatatatcttttaccagttaattaatattttcttcttcgggttggtgtggtgaaactaaaaatgttgatgaaaccctcaagattccaattttgtatgtaccgctcgtggttcaattttggattgTTTCGCTTCCTCTGGTATCAATAGATACTTAGCACAAGCGATGCTTACGAGCTGGACGCTGTAGAAGTTAGAAGTGTTGCGCGGTGccgggtaagtaagtaattgtaataaatgtacGTACCACCTACGACGATACTAGATtattagtagttatttagtagatattttggATAACATAGGATGGGTAGAGATCgattgtttgtccgtctgtgtcgctactgaaactttttatcgtaatcgtatcatagaattatttgcggccctgaaaagggcctttttttttttatttgcgtctgCGCGATACGGTAATACCCACGTTAGTACATATTACACGATATCGCGCGCGACGACGCTGACAGTGCAGCGCTTAACCTCCGAAACCGTAGAGGGTGCGGCCTTGACGCTTCAGAGCGTAGACGACGTCCATGGCGGTGACGGTCTTCCTCTTGGCGTGCTCGGTGTAGGTGACCGCGTCACGGATCACGTTCTCGAGGAACACCTTGAGAACGCCGCGGGTCTCCTCGTAGATCAGGCCGGAGATACGCTTGACGCCACCTCTGCGGGCGAGACGACGGATGGCGGGCTTGGTGATACCCTGGATGTTATCACGGAGCACCTTCCTGTGGCGCTTGGCTCCTCCTTTCCCCAGACCTTTACCTCCCTTACCGCGACCGGTCATTGCGACTTGTTGTAGTAGAGATTAGACTTCTCGAACGGAATACTCAACACACGACTTGCGCCGCGCGTCGACACGAGTGGAATAGCTAGCTAGCCATCATTTTGCCGCTATTTATACGTTTTACCCTATTGCGGGGCGACGGGGGACGGGGTAAGATATATCAGAGCATTATTATTTGACttacttttcatatatctaaagaaatataatattatatatacctattgataaataatttcatattatatgatatttaaattaattttggatACTTAGGTTTAGACGTAGGGgataatatatactataaaaacggCGGCCGGCTTACGGATTAGATCCTCTTGTGAAGGATTCTTCTcctctaatatttttgtaagcattcaatcagtggtaataattttgtcgatataataaaatagcgcTTAATATGAGAGTCACGTgacgattttaatttactttccaaTCTATTAGTGTGTTAACTCCTATTATTATAGGAAATAAGTTCTTTCTTAAATAATCCTTACAGTATAGTAGTATTTCGTGTATTGCAGTTAAATTTCATATATACCTCCGTACATTTTGTGTACGGTTGGTTAtgtgtaaattatatatatatatttttttttttttttttttcgtaatgaccATGCAGTGATCGATCGATCGATTTATCTACGCAAGTGTTTGTTCAAAGAAACAATTGTGAATTTTAGAATCAtgtgtggccctgaaaagggccttttgatATATGACTGACAGAAGCGTCACGTTCGCACGTCCAGACGCAAAACGCgtggtacaaaataatacatataatgtaacCGTATGCGTTCGCGCAGACTgcgtcctgtgatgttgctccgTGCCAGTTTAAACGTGGTGGTTTAGGCACGTTCACCGCGGATCCTGCGAGCCAGCTGGATGTCCTTGGGCATGATGGTCACACGCTTGGCGTGGATAGCGCACAGATTGGTGTCCTCGAAGAGACCGACGAGGTAAGCCTCGCTGGCCTCCTGGAGAGCCATAACGGCAGAGCTCTGGAAGCGCAGATCGGTCTTGAAGTCCTGAGCGATCTCACGCACCAGACGCTGGAAGGGCAGCTTGCGGATCAGAAGCTCAGTGCTCTTCTGGTAGCGACGGATCTCACGGAGGGCGACGGTGCCGGGCCTGTAACGATGGGGCTTCTTGACGCcgccggtggcgggcgcgctcTTGCGGGCCGCCTTGGTGGCGAGCTGTTTGCGGGGCGCTTTACCACCGGTGGATTTACGAGCGGTCTGCTTGGTACGGgccattgtgaataataataatacgcgtGCGTGTACGTTACGTTAACGAGTCACGAGAGGGAATAAGCGATTTTTCGCCAGCGAGTCGCTATTTATACGTGCTGGCTGGTCGGAAAGGGACGGGGTTAGTGTCCGTGTGAGCGAGAGGGCTATAAAATTCACATACACGTCCCCCTCGCCCCTCTTCCTTTCTCACCAACACAAAATTTCtgattagaataacaataatataattgaaatattaattaataaataaataaataaataaatacatacatacatacatacatacatatatttcatttaaataacagtCATCGCTATCGAAATTCGCCTCGATAGCCGGTTCAATCGAGTTAGGTCAGGTTATTAAAGTTAggttagtattttataaaataggtttataagttaggtcaggttatgttaggtttcgcggagttaggtttgatcgagttaggttaggttaggtcaaagttaggttaggttttttttttttgtcactcaaaacctaacctaacttttttttataatgtcaggttatgtttggtttcgcggagttaggtttgatcgagttaggttaggttaggtcaaagttcaaaccgatcaaacctaacttttttttataatgtcattcaaaacctaacctaactccgcgaaacctaacataactacttattttataaaaacctaacctaaatttaATATCCATAACGTCTCACGTTACACATATGCATACACtaagtgtatgtgtgtattgttGATTCCTTATTTAATACTCTTACATGTTGATACAACTTTCGTGTTGATACCGATTGACACCGTATGCACGGCTATCTAGAAacttcttatattatatattcagaacgtatttgtggccctgaaaagggcctttttggtTGTTGTACAAACCACACTCTCGCAGCGTGTCGTGTCGCAATACGAACTACCTAAACCCATTACACTAAAAGTGTATTGAGAAGACAGATAGCATACGAGGAACGACGGACGCTTACTTGGAGCTGGTGTACTTGGTGACGGCCTTGGTGCCTTCACTGACGGCGTGCTTGGCGAGCTCACCGGGCAGCAAGAGCCTCACGGATGTCTGCACCTCCCTGCTGGTGATGGTGGACCTCTTGTTGTAGTGAGCGAGGCGGGAGGCCTCGGCGGCGATGCGCTCGAAGATGTCGTTCACGAAAGAGTTCATGATCGACATGGCCTTGCTGGAGATACCGGTGTCGGGGTGGACCTGCTTGAGCACCTTGTAGATGTAAATGGCGTAGCTCTCCTTGCGCTtatgcttcttctttttcttcgagTCCGACTTGGAGATGTTCTTCTGGGCCTTGCCGGATTTCTTGGCGGCCTTACCGCTAGTCTTGGGTGGCATTGTGATATAGTTAGATGCTTACAGTACGATAGTCGAACTGAGAATAAAAATTTCGTACTAAGTTGCGCTCATTTTGTTAAAGCGGAGAACGGGAAATAGGGGATTAAAGATCGAGCGTCGCGCTCGCGGTATATCGACCAATAGCGTTCGTGCATCATTAGTATCGTCGGTCGGCATGGTGGGGAGTGAGAGCGCGTAttgatattacttacatataggtattattattttgattataaaatatatcaaatgccgTATAGATTATACCATCATCAGTTTTGTTCAAAACCGTAGGCGgataacaattatattatttaaatgtatatagctttatgtttatttactattgttgttgttgttacagtGACACACTGCTGTAGATGAGCAAGTAATAGCTCTGAGCCATCACATTACCTTTATTtgtcgtttatttattatacttcttgACGAAACGATGTCTCAAGTCTCTCATATAGAGACGTGTGTAGTGATGTGTTTTGCAATcagaaaaataatcttattagaattcagaattatctacttaccgtaagtaataacattcattcattcattcatcgttcatatatatgtatatgatataattatattgatcgaTCGAATGACATCATACACGTATGCGTTATGCCATGAAACTTACAACGTTATCACAGAATCAtattgtggccctgaaaagggccttttgtaACGGTCACTCGGGCGGGAATATAACAGAGGCCACATTCACCAAACGCCGGGTGTTACCGCTAGAGATGTAGCCTGATGAGAAGTGAGTACACTTAAGCCTTCTTCTCGGTCTTCTTGGGCAGGAGCACGGCCTGAATGTTAGGCAGCACACCACCCTGGGCGATGGTCACACCGGAGAGGAGCTTGTTCAACTCCTCGTCGTTGCGGATCGCCAGCTGGAGATGCCTAGGGATGATCCTGGTCTTCTTGTTGTCGCGAGCGGCGTTGCCTGCCAACTCGAGAACCTCAGCGGCCAGGTACTCCATGACGGCGGCTAGGTACACCGGGGCACCGGCACCGACGCGCTCGGCGTAGTTGCCCTTGCGTAGAAGCCTGTGGATACGACCGACGGGGAACTGAAGTCCGGCACGGTTAGAACGGGACTTTGCCTTTCCCTTAACCTTGCCACCTTTACCGCGTCCAGACATGTTTAAAGAgagatttaagtttagtttacacACACGAAACGAGAGCACGATTGCTTGCTTGCGAGTGTATACGCTCTTTTTTAGTAGTTGCCTTTATTTTATACGTTCACGGTGTACGCTGATAGTGGGGATACAACGAGCCGACATAACACGAGCCCGATCGACCAATCAACGAGTCGCGTGCAAGAGCGCAAATTAGAAAGagatagatataaaataaaaacatttcaatttatacatcaaagtatacctaataaaaatgacacaattaacaaaaaatattccgtaaattatatacttatatttatgtagttgttgttgttgtaaatctaagacttcaaataatacagttatatttatcatcattcaccatcgataagaaaatattctgtgtaagtattcatgaaaacctaacctaatcagtCTTATCAGTGAGATCATCAATAATCTTGAGACTTTTGCCATAAGACTCGATTTGAGATTGACTTTTTATATTGATTGCGATCGATCGActcgtgtatgtatgtgtgtgtgtgcttatTGCAATGAAACAGAGGCGATATGAACCTTTGAATAAATTTGTTAGCCctgaaaagggctttttgatgTGCGTTTAACGCGCACAGGCGTATGACGAGAGGCGTGTGAACAGGCGACACGTCGTCGTATATACGATATATAGCGACGACAATCGACATATCCTCCACCATCACGGCCGATGTAAGTACGACGACGACAATGTGACGCAGTCTTCTTACTTCTTCGAGGCAGCCTTCTTGGCGGCGGGCTTCGCTTTGGGAGCGGCCGCGGCCTTCTTGGGCTTGGGAGCTTTAGGCTTCTTGGTCGGCGGCTTCGCGGTCTTCTTGGCCTTAGGCGCGGCGGCGCTCTTGCCCTTGGCGGGGGTGGAAGGTTTCTTCGCGGCGGGCTTCTTCTTGGCGGCGGCAGCCTTCTTGTCCTTCGTGGCGGCCTTAGGCTTGGCCGGGGACGCAGCGGCCTTCTTCGCCTTAGCGGGCTTAGCTGCGGCGGGCTTCTTAGCGGCGGCTGAAGATTTAGCGGCGCTAGATTTCTTGGCCGCGGCGGGCTTCTTGCCGGCCGATGATGACTTCGACTCCAGTTTGAAGGAGCCGGACGCGCCCTTGCCTTTGGTCTGAATGAGTGCGCCGGATTCGACTGCGCTCTTAAGATATTTTCTGATGAAAGGGGCCAGCTTCTCGGCGTCGACCTTGTACTGGGCGGCGATGTACTTCTTGATAGCCTGCAGGGACGAACCGCTTCTCTCCTTCAACTCCTTGATGGCGCTGTTAACCATCTCGGACGTCTTAGGGTGGGTGGGTTTCGCCTTAGGCTTCTTAGCGCCAGCGGAGGCGGACGCCTTAGGCTTCTTCGCGGGCGTCGCCGGGGCGGGAGCGTCGGCAGCAACTGCGGTGtcggccatatttatttatttatttattaatcgtcaagtaagtaagtaaagtaaattagtaAATCGCACAAACTGCGCAAAGAGAATACAGCGGACGCGTGTAAGCGGAGCGCTGCGCTGGCGAGTACTAAACACGGCTTATTGGGGGCGccactttttatatatactccGGCTTAACCGTAACGCAGACCCTCATGTCGCGGGACGTTTTCTCGTAATAACACTTCCAAGTTTTCACTTACTCGTTTatgattaaactaaatttatagtgaattatattataatgattataataaaattgcacataTACATTCTTTATGAATTGATATACGTATTTTAATAGAAGTTTTAGGATTTGGAACGCCGATAAACGAATGAGAGAACTTTACTTTTGGTATTATAGGTTGCGGACACCTCGGGTCAgtttaaaaagtgatttttcttaattaaaatcacaTCTAACACTATTATGTGTCCTCCAGTTAAATGCGAAGATACCATAGATAGAtgtgacacaataacaacattagaaaattatatttataatgttattttgacttGTTGTCTTCACTGTCGT
It encodes:
- the LOC134752349 gene encoding late histone H1-like; the protein is MADTAVAADAPAPATPAKKPKASASAGAKKPKAKPTHPKTSEMVNSAIKELKERSGSSLQAIKKYIAAQYKVDAEKLAPFIRKYLKSAVESGALIQTKGKGASGSFKLESKSSSAGKKPAAAKKSSAAKSSAAAKKPAAAKPAKAKKAAASPAKPKAATKDKKAAAAKKKPAAKKPSTPAKGKSAAAPKAKKTAKPPTKKPKAPKPKKAAAAPKAKPAAKKAASKK
- the LOC134752440 gene encoding histone H4 codes for the protein MTGRGKGGKGLGKGGAKRHRKVLRDNIQGITKPAIRRLARRGGVKRISGLIYEETRGVLKVFLENVIRDAVTYTEHAKRKTVTAMDVVYALKRQGRTLYGFGG
- the LOC134752071 gene encoding histone H2B — translated: MPPKTSGKAAKKSGKAQKNISKSDSKKKKKHKRKESYAIYIYKVLKQVHPDTGISSKAMSIMNSFVNDIFERIAAEASRLAHYNKRSTITSREVQTSVRLLLPGELAKHAVSEGTKAVTKYTSSK
- the LOC134752072 gene encoding histone H2A, producing the protein MSGRGKGGKVKGKAKSRSNRAGLQFPVGRIHRLLRKGNYAERVGAGAPVYLAAVMEYLAAEVLELAGNAARDNKKTRIIPRHLQLAIRNDEELNKLLSGVTIAQGGVLPNIQAVLLPKKTEKKA
- the LOC134752070 gene encoding late histone H1-like, which gives rise to MADTAVAADAPAPATPAKKPKASASAGAKKPKAKPTHPKTSEMVNSAIKELKERSGSSLQAIKKYIAAQYKVDAEKLAPFIRKYLKSAVESGALIQTKGKGASGSFKLESKSSSAGKKPAAAKKSSAAKSSAAAKKPAAAKPAKAKKAAASPAKPKAATKDKKAAAAKKKPAAKKPSTPAKGKSAAAPKAKKTAKPPTKKPKAPKPKKAAAAPKAKPAAKKAASKK